The Pseudomonas allokribbensis genome has a window encoding:
- a CDS encoding NAD-dependent epimerase/dehydratase family protein produces MKILVTGASGFIGGRFARFALEQGLDVRVNGRRAEGVEHLVRRGAEFVQGDLSDPELVRALCTDVEAVVHCAGAVGLWGRYQDFHQGNVQVTENVVEACLKQRVRRLVHLSSPSIYFDGRDHLGLTEEQVPKRFKHHYAATKYLAEQKVFGAQEFGLETLALRPRFVTGAGDMSIFPRLLKMQRKGRLAIIGNGLNKVDFTSVHNLNEALLSSLLAAGSALGKAYNISNGAPVPLWDVVNYVMRKMEVPQVTKYRSYGLAYSVAALNEGACKLWPGRPEPTLSRLGMQVMNKNFTLDISRARHYLDYDPKVSLWTALDEFCGWWKAQDIR; encoded by the coding sequence ATGAAAATTCTGGTCACCGGCGCAAGCGGCTTCATTGGCGGACGCTTTGCGCGTTTTGCCCTGGAGCAGGGCCTGGACGTGCGGGTCAACGGTCGCCGGGCCGAAGGTGTCGAGCATTTGGTGCGTCGGGGTGCCGAGTTCGTTCAGGGCGACCTGAGCGATCCGGAACTGGTGCGTGCGCTCTGCACCGACGTTGAAGCCGTGGTGCATTGCGCCGGCGCGGTCGGGTTGTGGGGCCGTTATCAGGACTTTCATCAGGGCAATGTGCAGGTCACCGAAAACGTGGTCGAAGCCTGCCTCAAACAACGGGTGCGGCGCCTGGTGCATCTGTCGTCGCCGTCGATCTACTTTGACGGCCGCGACCACCTCGGCCTGACCGAAGAGCAAGTGCCCAAGCGCTTTAAACACCACTACGCGGCGACCAAGTATCTGGCCGAGCAAAAGGTCTTCGGCGCTCAGGAGTTCGGCCTCGAAACCCTGGCCCTGCGCCCGCGTTTCGTCACCGGCGCCGGGGACATGAGCATTTTTCCGCGCCTGCTGAAGATGCAGCGCAAAGGGCGTCTGGCAATCATCGGCAACGGCCTGAACAAGGTCGACTTCACCAGCGTGCATAACCTCAACGAAGCGTTGTTGAGCAGTCTTCTGGCGGCCGGTTCGGCGCTGGGCAAGGCCTACAACATCAGCAACGGCGCGCCGGTGCCGCTGTGGGATGTGGTCAATTACGTGATGCGCAAAATGGAAGTCCCACAGGTCACCAAGTACCGTTCCTACGGGCTGGCCTACAGTGTGGCGGCGCTCAATGAAGGCGCGTGCAAACTCTGGCCGGGACGTCCCGAGCCGACCCTGTCGCGGCTGGGCATGCAGGTGATGAACAAAAATTTCACCCTCGACATCAGTCGCGCCCGGCATTATCTGGACTACGATCCGAAAGTCAGTCTCTGGACGGCCCTCGATGAGTTCTGTGGCTGGTGGAAGGCCCAGGACATTCGTTGA
- a CDS encoding LysR family transcriptional regulator ArgP — translation MFDYKLLSALAAVVEQAGFERAAQVLGLSQSAISQRIKLLEARVGQPVLVRGTPPSPTEIGRRLLNHVQQVRLLERDLQTLVPALDEEGLPERLRIALNADSLATWWAEAVGDFCAEQHLLLDLIVEDQTVGLKRMRAGEVAACVCASERPVAGARSVLLGAMRYRALASPAFIERHFPDGVRAEQLPRTPALVFGPDDFLQHRYLASLGVDGGFEHHLCPSSEGFIRLTEAGLGWGLVPELQVREQLERGVLRELLPDKPIDVPLYWHHWRNGGQLLGLLTDQLVRSSSQWLVPLD, via the coding sequence ATGTTCGACTACAAATTGCTTTCCGCTCTGGCCGCCGTGGTCGAGCAGGCCGGATTCGAACGGGCGGCGCAGGTGCTGGGCCTTTCGCAATCGGCGATTTCCCAGCGGATCAAACTGCTGGAAGCGCGGGTCGGCCAGCCGGTGCTGGTGCGCGGGACGCCGCCGTCACCCACCGAAATTGGCCGGCGTCTGCTCAACCATGTGCAGCAGGTGCGCCTGCTCGAACGGGATTTGCAGACGCTGGTGCCGGCGCTGGACGAAGAGGGCCTGCCGGAACGGCTGCGCATCGCGCTGAACGCCGACAGCCTCGCCACCTGGTGGGCCGAGGCGGTGGGCGACTTCTGCGCCGAGCAACATCTGTTGCTGGACCTGATCGTCGAAGACCAGACCGTCGGCCTCAAGCGCATGCGTGCTGGTGAAGTGGCGGCCTGTGTCTGCGCCAGTGAACGGCCGGTGGCGGGCGCCCGCAGTGTGTTGCTCGGGGCGATGCGCTATCGGGCGCTGGCCAGCCCGGCATTCATCGAGCGGCATTTTCCCGACGGCGTGCGGGCCGAACAACTGCCGCGCACCCCGGCGCTGGTGTTTGGCCCGGACGACTTTCTGCAACACCGTTATCTCGCCTCCCTCGGTGTCGATGGCGGTTTCGAACATCATTTGTGTCCGTCATCCGAAGGTTTTATCCGCCTGACCGAAGCCGGGCTCGGCTGGGGACTGGTGCCGGAATTGCAGGTGCGCGAGCAACTGGAACGCGGCGTGTTGCGCGAACTGTTGCCAGATAAACCGATCGACGTGCCGTTGTACTGGCATCATTGGCGCAATGGCGGCCAGTTGCTGGGGTTGTTGACCGACCAATTGGTGCGTTCGTCGTCGCAATGGCTGGTGCCGTTGGACTGA
- a CDS encoding ACT domain-containing protein yields the protein MAGETSLTTLLRSMSPQLNAGEYVFCTLRDGQLPSGLEVVGNFREQEGLTVILERSHAERAGFSFDYVAAWITLNVHSALEAVGLTAAFATALGKAGISCNVIAGYYHDHLFVGQADAERAMQVLRDLAANAE from the coding sequence ATGGCTGGCGAAACCTCTTTGACCACCCTGCTGCGCAGCATGAGCCCGCAGCTCAATGCCGGCGAATACGTGTTCTGCACCTTGCGCGACGGTCAGTTGCCGAGCGGTCTGGAGGTCGTGGGCAATTTCCGAGAACAGGAAGGCCTGACGGTGATTCTGGAGCGCTCCCACGCCGAACGCGCCGGTTTCAGTTTCGACTACGTTGCGGCCTGGATCACCTTGAACGTGCATTCGGCGCTGGAAGCCGTCGGCCTGACCGCCGCATTCGCCACCGCACTGGGCAAGGCCGGTATCAGTTGCAACGTGATTGCCGGCTACTACCACGACCATTTGTTCGTCGGTCAGGCCGACGCCGAACGCGCCATGCAAGTGCTGCGCGATCTCGCAGCCAACGCGGAGTAA
- a CDS encoding LysE/ArgO family amino acid transporter, whose amino-acid sequence MWQSYTNGLLVAFGLIMAIGTQNAFVLAQSLRREHHLPVAALCVACDALLVAAGVFGLATVLAQNPTLLAVARWGGAVFLIWYGSQALRRAFSKQSLQQGENQTVRSLRAVMLSALAVTLLNPHVYLDTVLLIGSLGAQQSVPGAYVVGAASASLLWFFTLAFGAAWLAPWLARPGTWRILDLLVAVMMFTVAGQLILAS is encoded by the coding sequence ATGTGGCAAAGCTATACCAACGGTTTGCTGGTGGCGTTCGGGCTGATCATGGCGATCGGCACCCAGAATGCTTTTGTCCTGGCCCAGAGCCTGCGTCGTGAGCATCACCTGCCGGTTGCCGCGCTATGCGTCGCCTGCGATGCGCTGCTGGTGGCGGCGGGCGTGTTCGGTCTGGCCACGGTGCTGGCGCAGAACCCGACGTTGCTGGCGGTTGCCCGCTGGGGCGGTGCAGTGTTCCTGATCTGGTACGGCAGCCAGGCGTTGCGCCGGGCGTTCTCGAAACAGAGCCTGCAACAGGGTGAAAACCAGACCGTACGTTCATTGCGCGCGGTGATGCTCAGTGCACTGGCGGTGACCCTGCTCAACCCGCACGTCTATCTGGACACCGTGCTGCTGATCGGCTCCCTCGGCGCGCAACAGTCGGTGCCCGGCGCTTATGTCGTGGGCGCGGCGAGCGCTTCGCTGCTGTGGTTTTTCACTCTGGCGTTCGGCGCGGCATGGCTGGCACCGTGGCTGGCACGGCCGGGTACGTGGCGAATTCTCGATCTGTTGGTGGCGGTGATGATGTTCACGGTGGCGGGTCAGCTCATTCTGGCCTCGTGA
- a CDS encoding superoxide dismutase: MAFELPPLPYAHDALQPHISKETLEFHHDKHHNTYVVNLNNLVPGTEFEGKTLEEIVKTSSGGIFNNAAQVWNHTFYWNCLAPNAGGQPTGALAEAINAAFGSFDKFKEEFSKTSIGTFGSGWGWLVKKADGSLALASTIGAGNPLTSGDTPLLTCDVWEHAYYIDYRNLRPKYVEAFWNLVNWKFVAEQFEGKTFTA; the protein is encoded by the coding sequence ATGGCTTTCGAATTGCCGCCGCTGCCTTACGCACACGATGCCCTGCAGCCGCACATTTCCAAGGAAACCCTGGAATTCCACCACGACAAGCACCACAACACCTACGTCGTGAACCTGAACAACCTGGTGCCAGGCACCGAGTTCGAAGGCAAGACCCTGGAAGAAATCGTCAAGACTTCCTCGGGTGGCATCTTCAACAACGCCGCTCAGGTCTGGAACCACACCTTCTACTGGAACTGCCTGGCGCCAAACGCCGGCGGTCAACCAACCGGCGCACTGGCTGAAGCCATCAACGCTGCTTTCGGTTCGTTCGACAAGTTCAAGGAAGAGTTCAGCAAAACCTCGATCGGCACCTTCGGTTCCGGCTGGGGCTGGCTGGTGAAAAAGGCTGACGGTTCCCTGGCCCTGGCCAGCACCATCGGCGCCGGCAACCCGCTGACCAGCGGCGACACCCCGCTGCTGACCTGCGACGTCTGGGAACACGCTTACTACATCGACTACCGTAACCTGCGTCCTAAGTACGTCGAGGCGTTCTGGAACCTGGTCAACTGGAAGTTCGTGGCCGAGCAGTTCGAAGGCAAGACCTTCACCGCTTAA
- a CDS encoding putative bifunctional diguanylate cyclase/phosphodiesterase, translating into MKLELKNSLSVKLLRVVLLSALIVGVVLSCAQIVFDAYKTRQAVAGDAERILDMFRDPSTQAVYSLDREMGMQVIEGLFQDDAVRQASIGHPNEAMLAQKSRELQHSNSRWLTDLILGQERTFTTQLVGRGPYSEYYGDLSITLDTATYGQGFIVSSVIIFISGVLRALAMGLVLYLVYHWLLTKPLSRIIEHLTEINPDRPSEHKIPQLKGHEKNELGIWINTANQLLESIERNTHLRHEAENSLLRMAQYDFLTGLPNRQQLQQQLDKILVDAGKLQRRVAVLCVGLDDFKGINEQFSYQTGDQLLLALADRLRAHSGRLGALARLGGDQFALVQADIEQPYEAAELAQSILDDLEAAFALDHQEIRLRATIGITLFPEDGDSTEKLLQKAEQTMTLAKTRSRNRYQFYIASVDSEMRRRRELEKDLRDALLRDQFYLVYQPQISYRDHRVVGVEALIRWQHPEHGLVPPDLFIPLAEQNGTIIAIGEWVLDQACKQLREWHDQGFVDLRMAVNLSTVQLHHAELPRVVNNLLQMYRLPPRSLELEVTETGLMEDISTAAQHLLSLRRSGALIAIDDFGTGYSSLSYLKSLPLDKIKIDKSFVQDLLDDDDDATIVRAIIQLGKSLGMQVIAEGVETAEQETYIISEGCHEGQGYHYSKPLPARELSVYLKQAQRSNAAIL; encoded by the coding sequence TTGAAGCTGGAACTCAAGAACAGCTTGTCGGTGAAGTTGCTCCGGGTCGTGCTCCTGTCGGCATTGATCGTCGGCGTAGTCTTGAGCTGCGCGCAGATCGTTTTCGATGCCTATAAAACACGCCAGGCCGTCGCCGGCGATGCCGAACGCATCCTCGACATGTTCCGCGATCCTTCAACCCAGGCCGTCTACAGCCTGGACCGGGAGATGGGCATGCAGGTGATCGAAGGCCTGTTCCAGGACGACGCCGTGCGCCAGGCCTCCATCGGGCATCCCAACGAAGCGATGCTCGCGCAGAAATCCCGTGAATTGCAGCATTCCAACAGCCGCTGGCTGACCGACCTGATTCTCGGCCAGGAGCGCACGTTCACCACCCAACTGGTGGGTCGCGGCCCCTACAGCGAATATTACGGCGACCTGAGTATCACCCTCGACACCGCCACCTACGGTCAGGGTTTCATCGTCAGTTCAGTGATCATCTTCATTTCCGGCGTATTGCGCGCCCTGGCCATGGGCCTGGTGCTGTATCTGGTCTATCACTGGCTGCTGACCAAGCCGCTGTCGCGGATCATCGAGCACCTCACGGAAATCAACCCGGACCGCCCCAGCGAACACAAGATTCCACAGCTCAAGGGCCACGAGAAGAACGAACTCGGCATCTGGATCAACACCGCCAACCAGTTGCTCGAATCCATCGAACGCAACACTCATCTGCGCCACGAAGCGGAGAACAGTCTGCTGCGCATGGCCCAGTACGATTTCCTCACCGGCCTGCCGAACCGTCAGCAATTGCAGCAACAGCTGGACAAGATTCTGGTGGACGCCGGCAAGCTGCAGCGCCGGGTCGCGGTGTTGTGCGTCGGGCTGGATGACTTCAAGGGCATCAACGAACAATTCAGCTACCAGACCGGCGACCAATTGCTGTTGGCCCTCGCTGATCGCCTGCGCGCCCATAGCGGCCGTCTCGGCGCCCTCGCCCGCCTGGGCGGCGACCAGTTCGCCCTGGTACAGGCCGACATCGAACAACCTTACGAAGCGGCGGAACTGGCGCAAAGCATCCTCGATGATCTGGAAGCGGCATTCGCCCTCGACCATCAGGAAATCCGCCTGCGCGCCACCATCGGCATCACCCTGTTCCCGGAGGACGGCGACAGCACCGAGAAGCTGTTGCAGAAAGCCGAGCAGACCATGACCCTGGCCAAGACCCGCTCGCGCAACCGCTATCAGTTCTATATCGCCAGCGTCGACAGCGAGATGCGCCGTCGCCGCGAACTGGAAAAAGACCTGCGCGATGCCTTGCTCCGGGATCAGTTCTACCTCGTCTATCAGCCACAGATCAGCTACCGCGATCACCGCGTGGTCGGTGTCGAGGCCCTGATCCGCTGGCAACATCCGGAGCACGGGCTGGTGCCGCCGGACCTGTTCATTCCGCTGGCCGAACAGAACGGTACGATCATCGCCATCGGCGAGTGGGTGCTGGATCAGGCCTGCAAACAACTGCGCGAATGGCACGATCAGGGGTTCGTCGACCTGCGCATGGCGGTCAACCTGTCCACCGTGCAACTGCACCACGCCGAACTGCCCCGGGTGGTCAACAACCTGTTGCAGATGTACCGCCTGCCGCCGCGAAGCCTGGAACTGGAAGTCACCGAAACCGGCCTGATGGAAGACATCAGCACCGCCGCCCAGCACTTGCTGAGCCTGCGCCGCTCCGGCGCACTGATCGCCATCGACGACTTCGGAACCGGCTACTCCTCGCTGAGCTATCTCAAGAGTCTGCCGCTGGACAAGATCAAGATCGACAAGAGCTTCGTCCAGGATCTGCTGGATGACGACGATGACGCGACCATCGTTCGCGCCATCATTCAACTAGGCAAGAGCCTCGGCATGCAGGTGATCGCAGAAGGCGTGGAAACCGCCGAACAGGAGACCTACATCATCTCCGAAGGCTGCCATGAAGGACAGGGCTATCACTACAGCAAGCCGCTGCCGGCGCGGGAGTTGAGCGTTTATCTCAAACAGGCCCAGCGCAGCAACGCGGCGATCCTCTGA
- a CDS encoding imelysin family protein — MIRMPLATASLLAIAISLAGCGEGKDKAAAPAAPTPAASTAAPAAPATAGKVDEAAAKAVVAHYADMVFAVYSDAESTAKTLQTAIDAFLAKPNADTLKAARAAWVAARVPYLQSEVFRFGNTIIDDWEGQVNSWPLDEGLIDYVDKSYEHALGNPGATANIIANTEVQVGEDKVDVKDITPEKLASLNELGGSEANVATGYHAIEFLLWGQDLNGTGPGAGNRPASDYLEGAGATGGHNDRRRAYLKAVTQLLVSDLEEMVGNWKPNVADNYRATLEAEPAESGLRKMLFGMGSLSLGELAGERMKVSLEANSPEDEQDCFSDNTHNSHFYDAKGIRNVYLGEYTRVDGTKMTGASLSSLVAKVDPAADTALKADLAATEAKIQVMVDHANKGEHYDQLIAAGNTAGNQIVRDAIASLVKQTGSIETAAGKLGISDLNPDNADHEF; from the coding sequence ATGATTCGTATGCCTCTGGCTACCGCCAGTCTGCTGGCCATCGCTATTTCCCTCGCCGGTTGCGGCGAAGGCAAAGACAAGGCCGCCGCTCCAGCAGCGCCGACGCCAGCCGCCAGCACCGCCGCGCCGGCGGCTCCTGCCACTGCCGGTAAAGTCGACGAGGCCGCTGCCAAGGCTGTGGTCGCACACTACGCCGACATGGTCTTCGCCGTTTACAGCGATGCCGAATCCACCGCGAAAACCCTGCAGACCGCTATCGACGCTTTCCTCGCCAAGCCGAACGCCGACACTCTGAAGGCCGCACGTGCAGCCTGGGTTGCCGCCCGCGTTCCTTACCTGCAGAGCGAAGTGTTCCGCTTCGGCAACACCATCATCGACGACTGGGAAGGTCAGGTTAACTCCTGGCCTCTGGACGAAGGCCTGATCGACTACGTCGACAAATCCTACGAACACGCACTGGGCAACCCGGGCGCCACCGCCAACATCATCGCCAACACCGAAGTACAGGTCGGCGAAGACAAGGTCGACGTCAAGGACATCACTCCGGAAAAACTCGCCAGCCTGAACGAGCTGGGCGGTTCCGAAGCCAACGTTGCCACCGGCTACCACGCCATCGAATTCCTGCTCTGGGGCCAGGACCTGAACGGCACCGGCCCTGGCGCCGGCAACCGTCCAGCTTCGGATTACCTGGAAGGCGCTGGCGCCACCGGCGGTCACAACGATCGTCGTCGTGCCTACCTGAAAGCCGTGACCCAACTGCTGGTCAGCGACCTGGAAGAAATGGTCGGCAACTGGAAGCCGAACGTGGCCGACAACTACCGCGCCACCCTGGAAGCCGAACCGGCTGAAAGCGGCCTGCGCAAAATGCTGTTCGGCATGGGCAGCCTGTCTCTGGGCGAGCTGGCTGGCGAGCGCATGAAGGTGTCCCTGGAAGCGAACTCCCCGGAAGACGAACAGGACTGCTTCAGCGACAACACCCACAACTCGCACTTCTACGATGCCAAAGGCATTCGTAACGTTTACCTGGGCGAATACACCCGCGTCGACGGCACCAAAATGACCGGCGCCAGCCTGTCGTCGCTGGTGGCCAAGGTTGACCCGGCTGCCGACACCGCCCTGAAAGCCGATCTGGCCGCTACCGAAGCCAAGATCCAGGTCATGGTCGATCACGCCAACAAGGGTGAGCACTACGACCAGTTGATCGCCGCCGGCAACACCGCTGGCAACCAGATCGTTCGTGACGCCATCGCCTCGCTGGTCAAGCAGACCGGTTCGATCGAAACGGCGGCCGGCAAGCTGGGTATCAGCGACCTGAACCCGGACAACGCCGATCACGAGTTCTGA
- a CDS encoding di-heme oxidoredictase family protein — MPSLPLRLSALFLALGLSACDDAPRFTKAEPGEARSGGAATVRKTDQNSFSLPSANLPPSRRVDFSVGNSFFRSPWVIAPSTTTARDGLGPLFNTNACQGCHIKDGRGHPPTPDAPNAVSMLVRLSIPDAPQYARLIEQVGVVPEPVYGGQFQDMAVPGVAPEGKVRVDYTPVPVRFKDGTEIELRKPVLQITQLGYGPMHPDTRFSARVAPPMIGLGLLEAIPEEAILANAAAQAKENNGINGRPNRVWDDAQQKTVMGRFGWKAGQPNLNQQNVHAFSGDMGLTTSLRPFDDCTDAQIACKQAPNGNGPDGEPEVSDNILRLVLFYSRNLAVPARRGVNDAQVLAGKNLFFQAGCQSCHTPKYTTAANAAEPELANQVIRPYSDLLLHDMGEGLADNRTEFQASGRDWRTPPLWGIGLTQAVSGHTQFLHDGRARNLLEAVLWHGGEAQAAQQQVLSFNAEQRAALLAFLNSL; from the coding sequence ATGCCCTCGCTGCCTCTTCGCTTGTCCGCACTGTTTCTGGCCCTTGGCCTGAGTGCCTGCGATGACGCCCCGCGTTTCACCAAGGCCGAGCCCGGCGAAGCCCGCTCCGGCGGCGCCGCGACCGTACGCAAGACGGATCAGAATTCATTTTCCCTGCCCTCGGCCAACCTGCCACCTTCGCGTCGGGTGGACTTCAGCGTCGGCAACAGCTTCTTTCGCAGCCCTTGGGTGATCGCACCGTCGACCACCACCGCCCGCGATGGCCTCGGCCCGTTGTTCAACACCAACGCTTGCCAGGGCTGCCACATCAAGGACGGGCGCGGCCATCCGCCGACGCCGGATGCGCCCAACGCCGTGTCGATGCTGGTGCGCCTGTCGATTCCCGATGCGCCGCAGTACGCCAGATTGATCGAGCAGGTCGGCGTGGTGCCGGAGCCGGTCTACGGTGGGCAGTTCCAGGACATGGCCGTGCCTGGCGTTGCGCCGGAAGGCAAGGTGCGGGTCGACTACACGCCAGTGCCGGTGCGTTTCAAGGACGGCACCGAAATCGAACTGCGCAAACCGGTTCTGCAGATCACCCAACTCGGCTACGGCCCGATGCACCCCGACACACGTTTCTCCGCACGCGTTGCGCCGCCGATGATCGGCCTGGGTCTGCTTGAAGCGATCCCCGAGGAAGCAATCCTCGCCAACGCTGCCGCACAGGCCAAAGAAAACAACGGCATCAACGGCCGGCCCAACCGCGTCTGGGACGACGCGCAGCAAAAGACGGTGATGGGACGATTTGGCTGGAAAGCCGGCCAACCGAACCTCAATCAACAAAATGTTCACGCGTTTTCTGGTGATATGGGCCTCACCACGAGCCTGAGACCGTTTGATGACTGCACCGACGCGCAAATCGCCTGCAAACAGGCGCCGAATGGCAATGGCCCGGACGGCGAACCTGAAGTCAGCGACAACATCCTGCGCCTGGTGCTGTTCTACAGCCGCAACCTCGCCGTTCCTGCACGCCGTGGCGTCAACGATGCTCAGGTGCTGGCTGGCAAGAATCTGTTTTTCCAGGCTGGTTGCCAGTCCTGTCATACACCGAAATACACCACCGCCGCCAACGCGGCCGAACCTGAACTGGCCAATCAAGTGATTCGCCCGTACAGCGATCTGCTGCTGCATGACATGGGCGAAGGCCTGGCCGACAACCGCACCGAATTCCAGGCCAGCGGCCGCGACTGGCGCACCCCGCCGTTGTGGGGCATCGGCCTGACGCAGGCGGTCAGCGGGCACACACAGTTTCTGCACGACGGCCGCGCCCGCAACCTGCTCGAGGCCGTGCTCTGGCACGGCGGCGAAGCCCAAGCGGCGCAGCAACAGGTTTTGTCTTTCAATGCCGAGCAGCGTGCCGCGCTGCTGGCGTTTTTGAATTCACTTTAA
- a CDS encoding imelysin family protein, producing MFRPKLLFTSLAALALGACSPQDPQAVTSAAIAKSVILPTYTRWVEADKQLAVSALAYCQGKENLETARADFLHAQKAWAELQPLLIGPLAEGNRSWQVQFWPDKKNLVGRQVEQLVTAQPQIDAAALAKSSVVVQGLSAYEYILFDAKPDVANDAQKAKYCPLLVAIGERQKLLAEEILSSWNNTDGMLAQMSKFPNQRYADSHEAIADLLRVQVTALDTLKKKLGTPMGRQSKGVPQPFQADAWRSQSSLTAMEASLAAAKTVWEGVDNKGLRGLLPAEQKPLADKIDAAYAASLKLFGSTQRSLTEMLEDDAGRQQLNDIYDSLNVVHRLHEGELAKALGIQLGFNANDGD from the coding sequence ATGTTCCGTCCCAAGCTGTTGTTCACCAGCCTTGCCGCACTGGCCCTCGGCGCGTGCTCGCCGCAGGATCCGCAAGCCGTCACCTCCGCCGCCATCGCCAAATCGGTGATCCTGCCGACTTACACCCGCTGGGTCGAAGCCGACAAGCAACTGGCTGTCAGCGCCCTCGCCTACTGCCAGGGCAAGGAAAACCTGGAAACCGCCCGCGCCGACTTCCTGCACGCGCAGAAAGCCTGGGCCGAGCTGCAACCGCTGCTGATCGGTCCACTGGCCGAGGGCAACCGCTCGTGGCAGGTGCAGTTCTGGCCGGACAAGAAAAACCTGGTCGGCCGTCAGGTCGAGCAACTGGTCACCGCCCAGCCGCAGATCGATGCCGCTGCACTGGCCAAATCCAGCGTCGTAGTCCAGGGCCTGTCGGCCTACGAGTACATCCTGTTCGACGCCAAGCCTGACGTGGCCAACGACGCGCAGAAAGCCAAGTACTGCCCGCTGCTGGTGGCTATCGGCGAGCGCCAGAAACTCCTGGCCGAAGAGATCCTCAGCAGCTGGAACAACACCGACGGCATGCTTGCGCAGATGAGCAAATTCCCGAACCAGCGCTACGCCGACTCCCACGAAGCGATCGCTGATCTGCTGCGGGTACAGGTCACCGCCCTCGACACCCTGAAGAAAAAGCTCGGCACCCCGATGGGCCGCCAGAGCAAAGGCGTGCCGCAACCGTTCCAGGCCGATGCGTGGCGCAGCCAGTCGTCGCTGACGGCGATGGAAGCCAGCCTCGCCGCTGCCAAGACCGTTTGGGAAGGCGTCGACAACAAAGGCTTGCGCGGCTTGCTGCCGGCCGAGCAGAAACCGTTGGCGGACAAGATCGACGCGGCGTACGCAGCCTCGCTCAAACTGTTCGGCAGCACTCAGCGCTCGCTGACCGAAATGCTCGAAGACGACGCCGGTCGCCAGCAACTCAACGACATCTACGACAGCCTCAACGTCGTCCATCGCCTGCACGAAGGCGAACTGGCCAAGGCGCTGGGCATCCAACTGGGCTTCAACGCCAACGACGGTGACTGA
- a CDS encoding DUF1513 domain-containing protein: MLRRQALTLGSLLLGAVTLGGWTLFKRKDQSPLLLSARDNTDGKHYAVGYRLDGTRVFATEVGQRCHDIINHPTLPIALFVARRPGTESYLIDLRDGALLQTVSSQPNRHFYGHAVIHHSGDYLYATENDTTDPGRGLLGVYKFEGERLVHSGEISTHGLGPHQVSWMPDGETLVVANGGIRTEAESRVDMNLDAMEPSLVLMQRDGTLLSKETLAQSMNSVRHLGIASDGTIVAGQQFMGPSQERSELLAIKRPGQPFVAFPVPEHQLQSMGHYTASVAVHSDLRLVALTAPRGNRFFIWDLDSGEVRLDAPLPDCAGVGAVKDGFVVTSGQGRCRYYDCRQDELLAKPLDLPAGLWDNHLHLMA, translated from the coding sequence ATGCTGCGACGCCAGGCTCTGACTTTAGGTAGTTTGCTGCTGGGAGCAGTGACACTGGGCGGCTGGACGCTGTTCAAGCGCAAGGATCAGAGCCCGCTGCTGCTGTCGGCGCGGGACAACACCGACGGCAAGCACTACGCCGTCGGCTATCGACTGGACGGCACGCGAGTGTTCGCCACTGAAGTCGGCCAGCGCTGCCACGACATCATCAATCACCCGACGCTGCCGATCGCGCTGTTCGTCGCCCGGCGTCCGGGCACCGAGAGCTACCTGATCGACCTGCGCGACGGTGCGTTGTTGCAGACCGTGTCCTCGCAGCCGAACCGGCATTTTTACGGCCACGCGGTGATCCACCACAGCGGCGATTACCTGTACGCCACCGAGAACGACACCACCGATCCGGGCCGCGGCCTGCTCGGGGTGTACAAGTTCGAGGGTGAACGACTGGTGCACAGCGGCGAGATTTCCACCCATGGTCTCGGCCCGCATCAGGTGTCGTGGATGCCCGACGGTGAAACCCTGGTCGTGGCCAACGGCGGGATCCGCACCGAAGCCGAAAGCCGGGTCGACATGAACCTCGACGCCATGGAACCGAGCCTGGTGCTGATGCAACGCGACGGCACCCTGCTGAGCAAGGAAACCCTCGCTCAGTCGATGAACAGCGTGCGGCACCTGGGGATCGCCAGCGACGGCACCATCGTCGCCGGCCAGCAATTCATGGGGCCTTCCCAGGAGCGTTCCGAGTTGCTGGCGATCAAACGTCCGGGCCAGCCGTTCGTGGCGTTCCCGGTGCCGGAGCATCAGTTGCAGTCGATGGGTCATTACACCGCCAGCGTTGCCGTACACAGCGACCTGCGTCTGGTGGCGCTGACCGCACCGCGTGGCAACCGCTTCTTCATCTGGGATCTGGACAGCGGCGAAGTACGCCTCGATGCACCGTTACCCGACTGCGCCGGTGTCGGTGCGGTGAAGGACGGTTTTGTCGTGACCTCGGGGCAAGGACGTTGCCGTTATTACGATTGCCGCCAGGACGAACTGCTGGCCAAACCGCTGGATTTGCCCGCAGGGCTCTGGGACAACCATCTTCATCTGATGGCCTGA